The Streptomyces sp. NBC_01268 genome segment TCCTTGGTGTACGCGGACCAGTCGCTCGGCAGGGAGGTGGCGGGTACGGAGGCCTTGGCGTAGGCGAGTCCGAAGCCGGCGGCCCGGAAGCCCTGGGTGAAGGTGCGGATGCCGAAGCGGCCGGCGTCGCTGTCGCCGGCGATCAGCGCGACCGAGCGGCCCTTCGCGCCGCCGAGGACGGTGGCGAGCCCTTCGGGCCAGGTCTGGTTGAGGGTGCCGCCGGGGGTGGGGACGAGGCAGCCGTTGAAGCCGTACATGTGCTTCGGGCCGCAGAAGGAGGGAAGGGTGCCCCAGCCGACGGTGGGCACGGCCCGGGAGTCGAGGAAGTCGGCGCCCGCGAAGGTCACCGAGCTCATCGGCGCGACCGCGAAGACCTGCTCCTGCTGGACCAGTCTGCGGGCCGCGGCGAGGTTGCGCGCGGGGTCCTGGCCGTCGTCCTCGGCGCCCAGGTACTCGATCCGGCGCCCGTTGACGCCGCCCTCGGCGTTGGCCCGGGCGTAGCGGGCCCGTGCGCCGAGGTCGGTGTCCTTCTTGGAGTAGCCGCTGGCGCTGGTCATGGAGACGATGCCGCCGACCTTGACCGAGTCGGCGGTCACTCCGCGTACCGTCCCCTTCGCGTCCGTGGGCTTCGTCGGATCGCCGTTGGTGGAGGCGGAGTTGCAGGCGGTGGCGAGGAGCAGGGCCGCCGCCGCGGTGGCGAGGGTGCGGATCGTTCTGGACACGGTCGGTCATCCCTCCGTCGGGTGACCGCATTCTGTGAGTGACCTGATGAACCGTCAATAACTGATGCAACGTCAATTGATGATGTGTCAGCGGGGTTTGGCGGAGGCTTCTCCGGTCCTTCGGACCCTTCTCCGGCCCCGCCCGGGTCAGCCGTAGAGCGCGTCGACCTCCACCGCGTACGCCTTCTCGATCGCCTTCCGCTTCAGCTTCAGGGACGGGGTCAGCAGCCCGTGCTCCTCGCTGAACGGGTGGGCCAGGATGCGGAAGGTGCGGATCGACTCCGCCTGCGACACCGCGATGTTCGCCGTCACCACCGCCCGCCGTATCTCCGCCTCCAGGACCGGGTCGCGCACCAGCTCGGCGGCCGGCAGCGGCGCCCGGTTCTGCATCGAGAGCCAGTGGTCCACGGCCTCCTGGTCCAGCGTCACCAGCGCGGCGACATAGGGCCGGTCGTTGCCGACGACGATGCACTGGGCCACCAGCGGATGGTTGCGCACCCGCTCCTCCAGGCCGGCCGGGGCGACGCTCTTGCCGCCCGAGGTCACCAGGATCTCCTTCTTCCGCCCGGTGATCGTCAGATAGCCGTCCTCGTCGAGCGCGCCCAGATCCCCGGTGGCCAGCCAGCCGTCGTTCAGCACGGCGGCCGTCGACCTGGGGTCGTTGAGGTAGCCGGAGAACACCTGCCCGCCGTGCAGCCACACCTCGCCGTCCTCCGCGATGTGCACCGTCGTCCCCGGCACCGGCTGCCCCACGGTCCCGTACTTGGTGCGCTCCGGCGGGTTCGCCGTCGCCGCCGCCGACGACTCCGTCAGGCCGTACCCCTCGAAGACCGTCACCCCGGCACCCTCGAAGAACAGACCCAGCTGCCGGTCCATGCCCGAGCCGCCCGACATCGCGTGCCGCACCCGGCCGCCGAGCGCGTCGCGGACCTTCCCGTACACCGTCTTCTCGAAGAACTGGTGCTGCATCCGCAGCGCCGCCGACGGACCGGGGCCGATGCCGAAGGCCTTGTGCTCCAGCGCCTCCGCGTAGCGGACCGCCACCTCCACGGCCTTGTCGAACGGGCCCCTCCTGCCCTCCTTCTCGGCCCGGCGCCGGGCCGCGTGGAAGATCTTCTCGAAGACGTACGGCACGGCCAGCACGAACGTGGGCCGGAACGCGGCCAGGTCCGGAAGCAGCTCGGCGGCCGCCATCACCGGCTGGTGGCCCACCTTCACCGCGCCCCGGATCGCCGCCACCTCCACCATCCGCCCGAAGACGTGCGCGAGCGGGAGGAAGAGCAGCGTGGACGCGGCGTCCCCCGGGCGGGAGCGGAACACCGGCTCCCAGCGCCCGATCAGCATGTCCGTCTCGAACATGAAGTTGGCGTGGGTGATCACGCACCCCTTGGGGCGGCCCGTCGTCCCCGAGGTGTAGATGACCGTCGCCACCGACTCGGGCGTCACCGCCCGACGGTGCCGGTGCACCACGTCCTCGTCGATCTCGACGCCCGCCTCGACCAGCTCGGCGACCGCGCCGCGGCCCGCGTCGAGCTGCCACAGGCGCTGCAGCCGGGGCAGCCGGTCGATCACCGAGCCGATCGTCATCGCGTGGTCCTCGTGCTCCACCACGCACGCGGTGACCTCGGCGTCGTGCAGCATCCAGAAGACCTGCTCGGCGGAGGACGTCGGATAGACCGGCACGGGCTGCGCGCCCAGCGTCCACAGCGCGAAGTCGAACAGCGTCCACTCGTACCGGGTCCGCGACATGATCGCGACGCGGTCGCCGAACCGCACCCCGTGCGCGATGAGCCCCTTCGCCAGGGCCAGCACCTCGTCGCGGAACGCGGCGGCGGTCACATCGCGCCACACGCCCTCGGCGTCCTTGCGGCCGAGGGCGACCCTGTCCGGATCCCGCTCGGCATGGTCGAACACGGCGTCCGCCAGACCGCCGACCTGAGGCGCCGCCTCGACGGGCGGCACGGTGAACTCGCGCACTGACCTGCTCCTCGCCCACTCGATGTCGCCATCCGTACGGCGCCGGTGACGGTACCCCACGGCGCTCACGGGCGGGAGGGCCTTCACCAAGCCGCGACATTGACCGTATCCACAGGTCAGGCCCGGGAAACCGGGCAAGTGGAAGGAGCGGGGGGCTCGTTGCGTGACCGCTGGTAAGCCGTGCGGTCGGGAATCTCCACGGAATCTGTACCGAGCGCTCACCGGGACAGGGGACCCGGAGGGCGCGCGGGAAGCGCAAGAAGGATGTCGGCCGTTCTGGGCGGGGGTGGATCGGGGTGGATCGGGGTGGATCGGCGGTGGACCGGGGTGGATCGGCGGTGGACCGGGGGCGCCTCGGGGGAGCGGGGGAGTCGGATGCCTCGGGCCGTCGGGCCGTCGGGCCGTCGGGGGAGTCGGATGGCTCGGGGGCCGGGTGGCTCGGGGGAGCCGCCGGGGCTTCGCCCCGCCCGGCGCCTCACCGCGGCCGGTGCAGCCGGTCCCCGCCCGCCAGGATCGCCGTGGCGAGCGCGTCCGCCGCGTCCTGGGTCGCCCCGCCCCGCCGCCCCTTGCGCAGCACGAAGTCGACCGCGCCGAGCTCCGGCAGCCCCGCCCGCGCCGGGACCTCCACCAGGCCCGGCGGGACCAGGCCGCGGGTGTGCGCCATCACCCCGAGGCCGGCGCGGGCCGCCGCCACGTTCGCGCTCAGGCTCGTACTGGTGCACGCGATCCGCCAGGGCCGCCCCTGCTCCCGCAGCGCCTCCAGGGCGCGGGCCCGGGTGATCCCGGGCGGCGGGAAGACGATCAGCGGCACCGGGCGCTCCGGATCGAGCCGCAGCCGCGGCGAACCGATCCACACGAGCACGTCCTGCCAGACCAGCTCGCCGCCGGTCTCGTCGCCCCGCCGCTTGGCGAGGATCAGGTCGAGCCGCCCGGCCTCCAGCCGGGACTGGAGCGTGCCGGAGAGCTCCACCGTGAGCTCCAGGTCGACCTCGGGGTGCTCGCGGCGGAAGGCCTCCAGGATCTCCGGCAGGCGGGTCGTCACGAAGTCCTCCGAGGCCCCGAAGCGCAGTCGCCCGCGCAGCCGGGTCCCGGTGAAGAAGGCCGCCGCCCGCTCGTGCGCCTCCAGGATCGCGCGCGCGAAACCGAGCATGGCCTCGCCGTCCTCGGTCAGCTCCACGCCGTGCGTGTCCCGGACGAAGAGGGGGCGGCCGGTCGCCTCCTCCAGGCGGCGCACGTGCTGGCTCACGGTCGACTGCCGCAGACCGAGCCGCCGGGCGGCCTGGGTGAAGCTCAGGGTCTGCGCGACCGCGAGGAAGGTGCGCAGCTGCGTCGGCTCGTACACGGTCGCGGTCACCGCCGACCGTACCGCGCGAGCGGTCGGCTATCACGTTTCGTGATGACAGTCAGTGTGCTGTACGGGATTCCCGATCGAGGGCGGGTCCCCCAGGATGGACGCATGAGTTCCCGCCCGCCCCGCAGGCCCCTGCTGCCGTCCTGGCTGCCGGTCGACCCGTACATACTGGCCCTGCTCGGCACGGTCGGCCTGGCCGCGCTGCTGCCCGCCTCCGGGACGGCCGCGACGGTGGCGGAAGGCGCCTCGAAGGCGGCCGTCGCGCTGCTGTTCTTCCTCTACGGGGCACGCCTCTCGACCCGCGAGGCGCTGGAGGGGCTGAAGCACTGGCGGCTCCACGTCACCGTCCTGGCCTGCACGTTCCTCCTCTTCCCGGTGCTCGGGCTCGCCGCGCGCGCTCTGGTGCCGACGGTGCTCACCCCCTCCCTGTACAGCGGCCTGCTCTTCCTGTGCCTGGTGCCGTCCACCATCCAGTCCTCGATCGCCTTCACGTCGATGGCGCGCGGCAACGTACCCGCCGCGATCTGCGCGGGCTCCTTCTCCTCGCTCGCCGGCATCGTCCTCACCCCGCTCCTCGCCGCGGCCCTGCTCGGCAACGGCGCGGGCGGCCTGTCCGCGGACTCGCTGGTGAAGATCGTGCTCCAGCTGCTGGTGCCCTTCGTGGCGGGACAGCTGCTGCGCCGCTGGGTCGGCGGCTTCCTCGTCCGGAACAAGAAGGTGCTCGGATACGTCGACCGGGGCTCGATCCTCCTCGTCGTCTACACCGCCTTCAGTGCGGGCATGACCCAGGGCGTCTGGCACCTGGTCACCCCCGCCCGGCTCGGGATGCTGGTGGCGGTGGAGGCGGTGCTGCTCGCCGTGATGCTCTCGCTGACCTGGTACGGGGCCGAGCGGCTCGGCTTCGGACGGGCGGACCGGATCGCGATCCAGTTCGCCGGCTCCAAGAAGAGCCTGGCGGCGGGACTCCCGATGGCGAGCGTGCTGTTCGGCGCCCAGGCCTCGCTCGCGGTGCTGCCGCTGATGCTCTTCCACCAGATGCAGCTGATGGTCTGCGCGGTGATCGCGAAGCGCCGCTCGCTGGACCCGGAGGACGCGGAGACGGGCCAGGGCCCGGCCGGCCCCGCCGCCCCGGACGCCGAGTCCGTTGGCGGGATCACATCCCCGGCCGCCCCGCGATGATCATCCGGGCCGCTACGGTGCTCCCATGCCCGCACTCGATCCCGGCCGCACCGCGCTCGTCCTCGTCGACCTGATGGAACGCATCGTCGCGCTGCCCCTCGCCCCCCGCACCGGAAACGACGTCCTGGCCGCGGCCGACCGCCTCGGCCACGCCTTCCGGGCCGCCGGCGCGCCCGTCGTCCACATCCGGGTCGAACGGCCGGGCGTCGACACCCAGCCGCCCGGCAGCGAGCTCGTCGCCGCACTCGTCCACCCGGACGACGAGGTGGTCGTCAAGCGCACCATCGGCGGCTTCCACGACACCGGTCTGCACGAGCTGCTCTCCGGACACGGCGTCTCCACCCTGGTGTTCGGCGGCATCGCCACCAACCTCGGCGTCGAGTCCACCGCCCGCGCCGCCGCCGACCTGGGCTACGACCTCGTCTTCGCCGAGGACGCCATGACCGCCCTCACCGCCGACGAACACCGCGCCTCCGTCCAGCTCGACTTCCCGCGCCTGGGCACCGTCGCCCCCACCGCCGCCATCACCCTGGACGGCTCCGCGTGACCCGGGCGCCGATACGTTACGGGGCCCGGCCCTGCTCGCTCGTCGTCTGCCGCGGCTGCTGCTGCGGCGACGCCCGCAAGAACCCCGGCATGGACCACGCCGGCCAGCTCGCCCGCCTCCGCGAGGCCGCCGCGGACTCCGGCGGGCGGCTCGTCGTCCGCACCAGCGACTGCCTCGGCCCCTGTGCCCAGGCCAACGTCCTGGTCGTCCAGCCCTCCACCGAGGGCCGTCGGCGCGGCGGACGGGCCGCGTGGATCGGCTGGAGCGCCGACCAGGACTGCCTCGACGAGGTCCTCGCCTGGACCGCGGCGGGCGGCCCCGGCGTCGTCCCGCCCCCGGAGACCCTCCGACTCCAGATGATCGACCCGCCCAAGAACTAGAACAGGCCGCTCGATAGGCTCCGTTCGCAACACGACGCGAAGGAGTACGGTGGCGCGGGTTGCGGTGATC includes the following:
- a CDS encoding ABC transporter substrate-binding protein; amino-acid sequence: MSRTIRTLATAAAALLLATACNSASTNGDPTKPTDAKGTVRGVTADSVKVGGIVSMTSASGYSKKDTDLGARARYARANAEGGVNGRRIEYLGAEDDGQDPARNLAAARRLVQQEQVFAVAPMSSVTFAGADFLDSRAVPTVGWGTLPSFCGPKHMYGFNGCLVPTPGGTLNQTWPEGLATVLGGAKGRSVALIAGDSDAGRFGIRTFTQGFRAAGFGLAYAKASVPATSLPSDWSAYTKEILRSGPGGRAPDAVVSVMQTPYNIGLFTALKRAGYKGVLSDPTDYDPGLLAKDATRQALDGVVVLLQFQPFESDSPAMSRFKADIRKAAGGKNVPLSMHMLTGYMSADLFLSIAAKAGKDLSVESFQKAAAGFSDTGTLVGDRAEPKGQKESFGCGALVRLTNGRYEVAVPFRCYPPIPFG
- a CDS encoding AMP-dependent synthetase/ligase, encoding MREFTVPPVEAAPQVGGLADAVFDHAERDPDRVALGRKDAEGVWRDVTAAAFRDEVLALAKGLIAHGVRFGDRVAIMSRTRYEWTLFDFALWTLGAQPVPVYPTSSAEQVFWMLHDAEVTACVVEHEDHAMTIGSVIDRLPRLQRLWQLDAGRGAVAELVEAGVEIDEDVVHRHRRAVTPESVATVIYTSGTTGRPKGCVITHANFMFETDMLIGRWEPVFRSRPGDAASTLLFLPLAHVFGRMVEVAAIRGAVKVGHQPVMAAAELLPDLAAFRPTFVLAVPYVFEKIFHAARRRAEKEGRRGPFDKAVEVAVRYAEALEHKAFGIGPGPSAALRMQHQFFEKTVYGKVRDALGGRVRHAMSGGSGMDRQLGLFFEGAGVTVFEGYGLTESSAAATANPPERTKYGTVGQPVPGTTVHIAEDGEVWLHGGQVFSGYLNDPRSTAAVLNDGWLATGDLGALDEDGYLTITGRKKEILVTSGGKSVAPAGLEERVRNHPLVAQCIVVGNDRPYVAALVTLDQEAVDHWLSMQNRAPLPAAELVRDPVLEAEIRRAVVTANIAVSQAESIRTFRILAHPFSEEHGLLTPSLKLKRKAIEKAYAVEVDALYG
- a CDS encoding LysR substrate-binding domain-containing protein; translated protein: MYEPTQLRTFLAVAQTLSFTQAARRLGLRQSTVSQHVRRLEEATGRPLFVRDTHGVELTEDGEAMLGFARAILEAHERAAAFFTGTRLRGRLRFGASEDFVTTRLPEILEAFRREHPEVDLELTVELSGTLQSRLEAGRLDLILAKRRGDETGGELVWQDVLVWIGSPRLRLDPERPVPLIVFPPPGITRARALEALREQGRPWRIACTSTSLSANVAAARAGLGVMAHTRGLVPPGLVEVPARAGLPELGAVDFVLRKGRRGGATQDAADALATAILAGGDRLHRPR
- a CDS encoding bile acid:sodium symporter family protein produces the protein MSSRPPRRPLLPSWLPVDPYILALLGTVGLAALLPASGTAATVAEGASKAAVALLFFLYGARLSTREALEGLKHWRLHVTVLACTFLLFPVLGLAARALVPTVLTPSLYSGLLFLCLVPSTIQSSIAFTSMARGNVPAAICAGSFSSLAGIVLTPLLAAALLGNGAGGLSADSLVKIVLQLLVPFVAGQLLRRWVGGFLVRNKKVLGYVDRGSILLVVYTAFSAGMTQGVWHLVTPARLGMLVAVEAVLLAVMLSLTWYGAERLGFGRADRIAIQFAGSKKSLAAGLPMASVLFGAQASLAVLPLMLFHQMQLMVCAVIAKRRSLDPEDAETGQGPAGPAAPDAESVGGITSPAAPR
- a CDS encoding isochorismatase family protein; this translates as MPALDPGRTALVLVDLMERIVALPLAPRTGNDVLAAADRLGHAFRAAGAPVVHIRVERPGVDTQPPGSELVAALVHPDDEVVVKRTIGGFHDTGLHELLSGHGVSTLVFGGIATNLGVESTARAAADLGYDLVFAEDAMTALTADEHRASVQLDFPRLGTVAPTAAITLDGSA
- a CDS encoding (2Fe-2S) ferredoxin domain-containing protein; the encoded protein is MTRAPIRYGARPCSLVVCRGCCCGDARKNPGMDHAGQLARLREAAADSGGRLVVRTSDCLGPCAQANVLVVQPSTEGRRRGGRAAWIGWSADQDCLDEVLAWTAAGGPGVVPPPETLRLQMIDPPKN